The nucleotide sequence TTCCAGTAGCCAGAGAGAGCAACATACATAGATATTTaacatattaaaaaaaacattcaaaaaggTTAACCTATTGTGAAACATACAGGAAATAACACTATAAACCAGTGACCTATCAAGCCACTATCGCAATACATACTCATGATATTACCATacacctagcctggtcccagatccgtTTGTACTGTATAACCAACGCTTATGATCGATGGCATTACAATGAGacggcaagacagcacaaacatctgggaccaggctgctaTACACGCTGACAAAACTAGAACCAAAATGTCTGACCAGTTACTGTTAATAAAAGGCTTCCAGGCGGATCTTGAAACAGTCCTCTGGGTGTCTCTGTGCAATGCCGTGGCGCAGCAGCATCTCTGTGTACGGGGGCCAGAACGTCTCGTCTATCGATACGTAGGGATCGTGAGGCGTCTCCAGAGTCGTGTTCATCAGCAGCTGCAAATTTTAACAAGGGAAGATAAGGTTTAAGACAAGGGTTTAAGATGATTATTTATGTTGTTGTTCAATTGGAGCAAGAGGTGAGTAGGGATGTTTATGCAGTTTGTTGTACTGTAATCAAATTGATCTACATTACAAAGATGTGAGTGTAATGTAAGTGTAAAATATAGTCATAGGGTCATAAAAAACTAGACTATAAAGCTGCTACTGGTTCAAGCATGTAGtaataaagaaatacaaaattaaaCCAGAGCACCGGGTTGAATAATAAAACAAACAATGCATGCGAACAGAGACTTACCTCCAGGACTTCATTGAGTGAAATTAGATTCTCGTTCAGCTCTTGAGGAATGTTCTGAAAATGGAAACAAAAATTATAGCATCtaggctggtcccagatctgtttgtgctctcttgcccaacaaaacataaaaagttatctacacagcacaaacagatctgagaccaagcTAGATGCAACAGTAAAAAACAATATGTGACCAGTGAGGAACCCCTCCATCAGAGCCACATAATACATCACTAAGACTACCACCTTTTTCTTCTTGTCAGCGGTGGTCTCCTGCGTAGGAAGTGGGAAGTGTTCCGCCAGTACGTCTGRCAGGGTCTCCATCAGTCTGTTCTGGTAATCCTTCATCTTCTGGatcttcttcttggtgtcctgCAACACACTGAACAACAGCAGCAATACTTCCATATTAAACTCAGGATAYTTGTcaatgtgttggtttgtgtgtcaTRTTCTATTATTRKYGYYRKWWWTRWRAMYSYSYYYAKKSKAYAYAWKYCMCRKKAAKARAMWGWYAKYSGGYGYMYMAKWKTSWYKWRMTMRWKWAWAAAAAAKWRYTTTMMMTTWWYRRWWGRKWWYWWYWAAWTMWKWMTYRYSRSTYKCKWAKSWYACKRYYRRSWMMTYRRMTACCTGTGTTCWGATAACCTTTCGTTTTCCAGTCGCTGTTTGACCACATGTTCAGTGCCTGCCCTCAACACTTCCTTCTTTTCCTCCAACCACTTCTGTTCACTGGAACAGGAACACAGATGTATACTGTCAAATCTACTGTCTCCATGTCAACATTCAAAGGGTTGGAGATTTAGAATAACAATCACATTCAAAGAAAACCTTTTTAAAGTCTCTCTCAGTGTGTCTCTCTTGGCTTGTGAGCAAGAGAGGACCAACTCCAGTTGTGAATTCA is from Salvelinus sp. IW2-2015 unplaced genomic scaffold, ASM291031v2 Un_scaffold3152, whole genome shotgun sequence and encodes:
- the cenpk gene encoding centromere protein K; this encodes MSSNEVTLQQENGQPLDTESEVQXTPAPPAIPFYTECSEAAQAELFNECEEQFAQLEMLQNEIILAEPDSDENPQEQSVNRLTAVAAELKQWQTRQPELLSTNPEVLLVVGAEELQKLNSQLELVLSCSQAKRDTLRETLKSEQKWLEEKKEVLRAGTEHVVKQRLENERLSEHSVLQDTKKKIQKMKDYQNRLMETLXDVLAEHFPLPTQETTADKKKKNIPQELNENLISLNEVLELLMNTTLETPHDPYVSIDETFWPPYTEMLLRHGIAQRHPEDCFKIRLEAFY